Proteins encoded together in one Ogataea parapolymorpha DL-1 chromosome III, whole genome shotgun sequence window:
- a CDS encoding Conserved hypothetical membrane protein, which translates to MPNWVSVSSTSSDDTTYTSVSRISRSSAASTFQELEVTTYDYTQLFVVTDSDTTFTTHVHLTTQATFTPTSSFSISSAIITTDANAFSKFLGLHRASAHHSVLSTGAKAGIGVGVAIGFLLAMGFVVLSLYRRKKKKEAFGGEDVWDAVPNGSIRNDHEMQTAPLPPPPRKRVVAALEATPRERLIDVLHENSQESLDQQQEQRTGTNTTPKRYDSHIRNLTKFRETSIQDVGDTLGSFALRNGQLRPQTWWSDIDSSEDSTLSGSTASGSVESV; encoded by the coding sequence ATGCCGAACTGGGTATCTGTGTCCTCCACCTCATCTGATGATACCACATACACGAGTGTTTCCAGAATTTCGAGAAGCTCGGCCGCAAGCACATTCCAGGAACTCGAAGTGACCACATACGACTACACGCAGTTATTTGTGGTCACTGATTCTGACACCACGTTCACGACTCACGTCCACCTCACCACACAAGCCACATTCACCCCTACATCTTCCTTTTCTATATCGAGCGCAATTATTACAACAGACGCCAACGCTTTTAGCAAGTTTCTCGGCCTTCATCGTGCCTCTGCTCACCATTCTGTCCTCTCCACGGGAGCAAAGGCGGGTATTGGGGTAGGTGTGGCGATTGGATTCCTTTTGGCCATGGGCTTTGTGGTACTCTCTCTGTACCGTaggaaaaagaaaaaggaAGCTTTTGGCGGAGAAGACGTCTGGGATGCGGTGCCGAATGGTTCTATCCGCAATGATCACGAAATGCAGACGGCCCCTCTCCCACCTCCGCCACGAAAGAGAGTCGTTGCTGCCTTGGAAGCCACGCCGCGCGAGCGACTAATCGACGTGCTTCACGAGAACTCTCAGGAAAGTCTTGACCAGCAGCAAGAACAGCGGACAGGTACCAACACGACACCAAAGCGCTACGACTCCCACATTCGGAACCTGACCAAGTTCAGAGAGACCAGCATTCAGGACGTTGGAGACACCCTGGGCTCTTTTGCCCTGCGCAATGGCCAGCTCAGGCCCCAGACGTGGTGGTCGGACATTGACAGCAGCGAAGATAGCACTTTAAGCGGAAGCACAGCGAGCGGAAGCGTAGAGTCTGTTTAG
- a CDS encoding Protein yippee, translating into MGLVYAQHFRTSNPTENSTPASRNSSVSSKSSRSTFSSLYSPKSSISSGSGSLPPQTSQNYPPTRILRCRKCHNHICLSSLIISDNFNGSLGPAYFVSKVLNVKLAKAREFKRMKTGRYEVKVIDCKQCDCSIGWKYLYSEEDKEKYKEGRFVVERALLEEVEM; encoded by the coding sequence ATGGGTCTGGTCTACGCTCAACATTTTAGGACATCAAACCCTACTGAGAACTCTACTCCGGCATCACGCAATTCTTCCGTGTCATCCAAGTCGTCCCGGTCCACATTTTCGTCCCTTTATTCGCCCAAatcctcaatctcctccGGCTCAGGCAGCTTGCCACCTCAAACGTCTCAGAATTACCCCCCTACCCGAATTTTGCGCTGCAGAAAGTGTCACAACCACATATGTCtcagctccttgataaTTTCGGACAACTTTAACGGCAGTCTGGGACCTGCGTATTTCGTTTCCAAGGTACTCAACGTCAAACTTGCTAAGGCCAGGGAGTTCAAGAGAATGAAGACCGGACGCTACGAGGTCAAAGTGATTGACTGCAAGCAGTGCGATTGCTCGATTGGATGGAAATACCTTTAcagcgaggaggacaaggagaagTATAAAGAGGGCCGCTTCGTGGTGGAGAGGGccttgctggaggaggtggaaatGTAG
- a CDS encoding Mitochondrial ribosomal protein of the large subunit yields MFRLASPRILNPLRLGAGLRFNSSGSLFNEVSSAPATPQPVENESAEKITTPEQDAKLQAYLHPSPFLAVESLVSPLKRELYNMNVKKNGFFINNQTMKLDGAEYKLCLSRQEIEALEPSVYLRSYRIKSSVKKTNIVLRALKNMPLKKAITQLHFLQKKVARPLAELLERGVDDAKKMGYNPNDLYVAESWVHTDGQWQKRPEFKGRGRSGVILHRYVSVRFLLKSKQTLNRLKFEEEQKFLKRPVWNNVTKTKLIGDSGQYKW; encoded by the coding sequence ATGTTCCGTTTGGCCAGTCCACGTATATTGAATCCGCTCCGGCTTGGGGCCGGTTTGAGATTCAACTCTAGTGGGTCACTATTTAACGAGGTCAGTTCTGCGCCAGCCACTCCGCAACCTGTCGAAAACGAATCcgctgaaaaaatcacTACGCCGGAACAGGACGCCAAACTCCAGGCTTATTTGCATCCCTCGCCCTTTCTCGCCGTCGAGTCCCTTGTTTCTCCGCTCAAGCGCGAACTTTACAATATGAACGTCAAGAAAAATGgcttcttcatcaacaaccaAACCATGAAGCTCGATGGTGCCGAGTACAAGTTGTGTCTCAGCAGGCAGGAGATCGAGGCTCTTGAGCCTTCAGTTTACTTGAGATCGTACCGAATCAAGTCTTCGGTTAAAAAGACCAACATCGTGCTGCGTGCTCTGAAAAACATGCCTCTGAAAAAAGCCATCACTCAGCTCCATTTTTTGCAGAAGAAAGTGGCCAGACCACTGGCGGAGTTGCTCGAGCGCGGTGTTGACGACGCGAAAAAAATGGGATACAACCCTAACGATTTGTATGTGGCGGAATCATGGGTTCATACTGATGGACAGTGGCAAAAACGGCCAGAATTTAAGGGCCGTGGACGGTCTGGTGTCATTTTGCACCGCTACGTTAGCGTGCGCTTCTTGCTCAAATCAAAACAGACTCTGAACAGATTAAAGttcgaggaggagcaaaaATTCCTCAAGCGTCCAGTTTGGAACAATGTCACAAAGACCAAGCTGATTGGTGATAGTGGACAGTACAAGTGGTAA
- a CDS encoding putative membrane protein, with protein sequence MSYPVYYKEPIRWLRYYAHNRPHLFFAGCIAVMGPAMLVTITPLRRRFLYDDLAPLPLDGYPIPKGPRKKVTGYDD encoded by the exons ATGTCCTATCCTGTCTACTATAAAGAGCCAATTAGG TGGCTGAGATATTACGCTCACAATAGGCCTCACTTGTTTTTCGCAGGGTGCATAGCAGTAATGGGGCCTGCTATGCTTGTGACTATCACCCCCTTGCGGCGAAGGTTTCTGTACGACGACCTTGCTCCTCTTCCATTAGACGGCTACCCCATCCCGAAGGGCCCACGCAAGAAGGTGACTGGCTACGACGACTGA
- a CDS encoding smad nuclear-interacting protein 1, whose amino-acid sequence MANPPIKPIPVVMEPSGYLTKMLKSSQGTDYVPPTDAAAPTSESHTRFYLYKFDESSPNGQKIPLINSKSYYTIGKDPQTNDIVVADELVSANHAVLQFRSKNSEITAYIIDLDSTNGTFIKDHELPPNRYVEVLHKDVLRFGDPESQTEFVFIRD is encoded by the coding sequence ATGGCTAATCCTCCAATCAAGCCCATTCCAGTGGTGATGGAGCCTTCTGGCTACCTAACTAAAATGCTCAAATCAAGCCAAGGGACAGACTATGTGCCTCCAACGGACGCTGCAGCTCCTACATCCGAATCTCACACCAGATTCTATCTATACAAGttcgacgagtcgtcgcCGAATGGACAGAAAATCCCTCTAATAAACTCCAAATCATACTACACAATAGGCAAAGACCCACAGACAAACGACATCGTCGTTGCAGATGAGCTTGTGTCGGCCAACCACGCCGTTCTTCAGTTCAGATCCAAGAACTCAGAAATTACTGCTTATATAATCGACCTTGATTCCACCAATGGAACCTTCATCAAAGATCACGAGCTGCCGCCCAATCGTTACGTCGAGGTTCTCCATAAAGATGTCTTGCGGTTTGGAGATCCTGAATCGCAAACAGAGTTTGTTTTCATTCGTGATTAA
- a CDS encoding RHO GTPase-activating protein RGD1, with product MTTNTDAPSPLQEPAIAEILASDSALDLLLARLKQSVKACDEFANYLKRKQNYEENYARDVKRAVTSCKSSIKSNTSVSKGSFVESLDKIISFDDRILVDVRSPYAKALEKMQDELASVSATFVRLRKQLKEEGHKREKEVQDAISQAEKSKNRYFSLCTDLERLRQSDQSQKKITLQGRKTGSQQEEELVRKINAADQDYNAKANASQKLKNELVNTHRPRLSKKLQDLILELDTALQLQLQKYAAYNESFVVGLGNQVAPLGANHSSMATVAASVNPEQNLYNYLKGSRVEKKQSFVPVEYKKHPLFKSEPTHQFRVPATPPVSNNVSKLDPPSATTNKTVTPPVGSPSFIPVPEPPNSSSANYSTLDPTRSPALSASPAPAALAGPRPISTEMRNNSSSITNTAAPAYSGLLFGQPIESLPHDEEMVPLFVKKCINLIETYGSNSEGIYRSSPNKLKLEEIKYAIDQDPSDLSILDPPDPSNVSDDYVYMIASLLKVFFAELPDPLLTKEQSGNFFKAGQIEDAATMHVQLHRIVFELPDANYFTLRDLLFHFIHLSQIPRVRMSVKNLSIVWFNNLLVNEYTSRDELAVQQRVVEELINAAPEIFNPKES from the coding sequence ATGACAACAAACACCGACGCTCCGTCTCCTCTGCAAGAGCCGGCAATTGCCGAGATTCTTGCCTCCGACTCTGCCTTGGACCTCCTTTTGGCAAGACTCAAACAATCTGTCAAGGCGTGcgacgagtttgccaaCTATCTGAAGCGGAAACAGAACTATGAAGAAAATTATGCTCGGGACGTTAAGCGGGCTGTCACAAGTTGCAAGTCCTCCATCAAATCCAACACGTCTGTCTCCAAAGGCTCCTTTGTTGAGTCCCTGGACAAGATTATATCATTTGACGACAGAATACTCGTTGACGTGCGGTCTCCATACGCCAAGgctctggagaaaatgcaaGATGAGCTGGCGTCCGTGTCTGCGACATTCGTGCGGCTGCGGAAACAGCTAAAGGAAGAAGGTCACAAGCGCGAAAAGGAGGTCCAGGACGCCATTAGCCAGGCagaaaaatccaaaaaCAGGTACTTCTCGCTCTGTACCGACTTGGAAAGGCTGAGGCAATCGGACCAAtcccagaaaaaaataacacTCCAAGGTCGGAAAACAGGCTCACAACAGGAAGAGGAGTTGGTGCGAAAAATCAATGCTGCCGACCAGGACTATAATGCCAAGGCCAACGCGTCCCAGAAGttgaagaacgagctggtgaatACACATAGACCGAGACTTTCCAAGAAGCTCCAGGACCTcattctggagctggacacAGCTTTGCAGCTTCAATTGCAGAAATACGCTGCTTATAACGAATCTTTTGTTGTCGGGCTGGGTAACCAGGTGGCTCCACTGGGAGCCAATCACTCTTCAATGGCAACTGTCGCTGCATCGGTCAATCCGGAACAAAATCTCTACAACTATCTGAAAGGCTCCAGAgtcgagaaaaaacaatCCTTTGTGCCTGTCGAGTACAAGAAACATCCCTTGTTCAAGTCAGAGCCTACTCATCAATTCCGCGTTCCAGCAACACCACCTGTGTCTAATAATGTTTCTAAACTGGATCCACCCTCAGCTACTACGAACAAAACCGTCACGCCGCCAGTTGGGTCTCCGTCCTTCATACCCGTTCCCGAGCCGCCaaattcttcttcagcaaaCTACTCAACGCTGGACCCTACGCGCTCTCCAGCATTGTCTGCCTCGCCGGCTCCTGCAGCCCTGGCAGGACCGCGTCCTATCAGCACAGAAATGCGAAAcaactcctcgtccattACAAATACAGCCGCCCCTGCTTATTCAGGATTACTATTTGGACAGCCAATCGAAAGTCTCCCTcacgacgaggagatggtTCCATTATTCGTCAAAAAGTGTATCAACCTAATTGAGACTTACGGCTCCAATTCTGAAGGTATCTATCGATCCAGTCCGAACAAACTCAAAttggaggagatcaagtACGCAATCGACCAGGATCCTTCAGAtttgagcattttggatCCTCCAGATCCTTCTAATGTGTCTGACGACTACGTTTACATGATAGCGTCGCTTCTCAAAGTGTTTTTTGCAGAATTACCTGACCCATTGTTGACAAAGGAGCAAAGCGGCAACTTTTTCAAGGCCGGCCAAATTGAGGATGCTGCAACGATGcacgtccagctccatcGGATTGTTTTCGAGCTTCCGGACGCTAATTACTTTACACTTCGTGACTTGCTCTTCCATTTTATCCACCTCAGCCAAATTCCAAGAGTGCGCATGAGCGTGAAAAATCTGAGCATAGTCTGGTTCAACAACCTGCTTGTGAACGAATACACTTCTCGTGACGAGCTCGCtgtgcagcagcgagtcgtTGAAGAGCTTATAAATGCTGCTCCCGAAATTTTCAACCCTAAGGAAAGCTAA
- a CDS encoding putative membrane protein yields the protein MEHPSFTLGGLCLIGGAMGFARKRSMPSLIAGVSMSALYFTAGYLLKNNMEWGIHTALATSAVLCGAGISRSLKVGFKPVPASLTVLGAASSAYYAYKYTQFYM from the exons ATG GAACACCCAAGTTTTACTCTAGGAGGTCTATGTCTGATTGGTGGAGCCATGGGCTTTGCCAGAAAGAGATCAATGCCAAGTCTCATTGCTGGTGTGTCAATGTCAGCTTTGTACTTCACTGCTGGCTATCTGCTCAAGAATAACATGGAGTGGGGAATCCATACGGCACTAGCCACCTCGGCCGTCTTGTGCGGAGCGGGTATCAGCAGATCGCTGAAAGTCGGATTCAAGCCTGTCCCCGCTTCGCTCACCGTCTTGGGAGCCGCTTCCTCGGCATATTATGCTTATAAATACACCCAGTTTTACATGTGA
- a CDS encoding AHP1 Thiol-specific peroxiredoxin gives MLRNLFRPAQANLFGYGLRRMSTIKVGDQLPPATLYEKGPDDKVDILKELKGKQALIVGVPGAFSGPCSEVHIPGYLNKLPDFISKGYRDLVVISVNDPFVVSAWRSSFGLKPESPNVSFFADSKAEFVKALGLDFDATEVFGNVRSKRFCLAVDDNKVVAEFVEPENTPVDVTAADKVFKQLPGLE, from the coding sequence ATGCTCAGAAATCTCTTCCGCCCTGCACAGGCTAATTTGTTTGGATACGGATTAAGAAGAATGTCTACTATCAAAGTTGGTGATCAATTGCCTCCAGCAACTTTGTACGAAAAAGGCCCCGATGACAAGGTCGACATTTTGAAGGAATTGAAGGGCAAGCAGGCCCTTATTGTCGGTGTTCCCGGCGCCTTCTCGGGCCCTTGCTCGGAGGTCCACATTCCTGGttatctcaacaagctgccGGACTTTATCTCCAAGGGTTACAGAGATCTCGTGGTGATCAGTGTCAACGACCCATTTGTGGTGAGTGCCTggcgcagcagcttcgGTCTGAAGCCTGAGTCGCCAAACGTCTCCTTCTTTGCGGACTCGAAGGCAGAGTTTGTCAAAGCATTGGGCCTGGATTTTGACGCCACTGAGGTTTTCGGTAACGTTCGTTCAAAACGGTTCTGTTTGGCCGTTGACGACAACAAAGTGGTTGCCGAATTTGTGGAACCTGAAAACACCCCGGTTGATGTTACTGCCGCCGACAAGGTGTTCAAACAGCTTCCTGGTCTCGAATAA
- a CDS encoding L-aminoadipate-semialdehyde dehydrogenase-phosphopantetheinyl transferase, with product MCMLQETENIIGSAPFVVFWVDLCDCGHIVRDDYRFELLMRTLPLTDQAKILRKRSSSDKIASLIGALLVRYVLLEKNLSAKKWHSLAFQTGDLGKPYVENSKFKFNHSDEKHIVAVAIDFQGVSEIGIDLANPEDVGDSREFLIHFRPIFSDLELEQIDATISDLPPGSQQQHLSLYWALKESYSKFKGVGLHGNLQKYEFLNVSPPTPVPQQISVADQHAVYKLLPHNTICSVVSSRTSVPDFVRVDGADMIDYVTNMH from the coding sequence ATGTGTATGCTCCAAGAGACGGAGAATATTATCGGCTCCGCCCCTTTTGTTGTGTTTTGGGTAGATTTGTGCGATTGCGGACATATAGTTCGGGATGATTACCgttttgagctgctcatGCGAACTCTTCCGTTGACCGATCAAGCAAAGATCCTTCGCAAGAGAAGCTCGTCAGACAAGATCGCGTCATTGATCGGGGCTTTGCTGGTGCGCTACGTATTGCTAGAGAAAAACTTGTCGGCCAAAAAATGGCACTCGCTCGCTTTTCAGACAGGAGACCTCGGCAAGCCGTACGTTGAAAACTCAAAATTCAAGTTTAATCATTCCGACGAAAAACATATAGTGGCTGTGGCGATCGATTTTCAGGGTGTTTCAGAAATTGGGATTGATCTCGCGAACCCCGAGGACGTCGGCGACTCGCGCGAGTTTTTGATTCATTTTCGACCGATCTTCTCGGACTTGGAACTAGAacagatcgacgcgacgataAGCGATCTTCCTCCAGGGTCCCAACAACAGCATCTCTCGCTCTATTGGGCTCTCAAAGAAAGCTACTCCAAGTTCAAAGGGGTCGGCCTGCACGGCAATCTGCAGAAATACGAGTTCCTGAACGTCTCCCCGCCAACACCCGTGCCGCAGCAAATTTCCGTCGCAGACCAGCACGCAGTCTACAAATTGCTGCCCCATAATACAATCTGCAGCGTGGTGTCCTCTCGCACTAGCGTCCCGGACTTTGTAAGGGTCGACGGAGCCGATATGATTGATTACGTAACGAATATGCACTAG
- a CDS encoding Conserved hypothetical membrane protein: protein MSSGYAYLIENINFGSNCFLTAYFGLLLAAHLFLLSYTRQVHFGYVWCLAMAGEIVGYIGRIMISKSNNKTTAIIMDSVGLNAGASLMIAGLYIAAAGMLKQRATDLVRAPPRLLRVVLAINVASIALYSAGVSIEPNGGSNYQTGKDLAIAGTVIQLALLIAFLANWLFSWRRTHRDFCPARQTLYYNSFPAAITLGMVLMVVRCCYRVALQAEGPTGKLFTHPIYVGILDSLMAAVTALIMTVFHPGLIERFGVQQLRPEDSYY, encoded by the coding sequence ATGTCCTCGGGTTACGCCTACCTGATTGAAAATATTAATTTCGGCTCAAACTGCTTCCTTACAGCTTATTTTGGGCTCCTTCTGGCAGCACACCTGTTTTTGCTCTCCTACACTCGTCAGGTCCACTTTGGGTATGTATGGTGCCTTGCAATGGCCGGCGAGATTGTCGGCTACATTGGCCGTATCATGATATCCAAGTCAAACAACAAGACCACGGCAATTATCATGGACTCTGTCGGCCTCAACGCGGGAGCTTCCCTAATGATAGCAGGGCTTTACATTGCTGCGGCAGGCATGCTGAAACAACGTGCTACCGATCTTGTCAGAGCGCCTCCGAGACTTCTGAGAGTAGTGCTCGCCATCAATGTTGCCTCCATTGCCTTATACTCGGCAGGAGTGTCAATTGAGCCAAATGGGGGCTCCAACTACCAGACTGGAAAAGATCTGGCTATTGCAGGAACTGTTATTCAATTGGCCCTTCTGATCGCTTTTCTAGCCAACTGGCTTTTCTCCTGGAGAAGAACTCACAGAGACTTCTGTCCAGCGCGCCAAACTTTATATTACAACAGTTTTCCAGCGGCCATCACGCTGGGTATGGTTCTCATGGTGGTGCGCTGCTGCTACCGTGTAGCTCTTCAGGCAGAAGGACCTACTGGCAAGCTGTTCACGCATCCAATATACGTGGGAATTCTGGACTCGCTCATGGCTGCTGTCACAGCACTCATCATGACCGTGTTCCATCCGGGACTTATCGAAAGATTTGGTGTTCAACAGTTGAGGCCTGAGGATTCTTACTATTAA
- a CDS encoding metabolite transport protein, producing MTYLADLPRVLRKEITLGRKQSDLDEDIIQPSVSPGKVAYIPEEALKPSEETKSYWPIFTAGAGLFSDGYVNNSVGTATTCLKRIYGTEAFTKSDAMNNVSSIAFVGTVVGQLSFGVFSDYVSRKAGMLISSAGLIFFAILSAGSWGVGTEAKYGGNPGGLFSALTCYRFFLGIFIGAEYPTGSAACAEASALLPAGHRNRWFAWFTNFMIDFGYVVSAFVPMVCLWIFKPDNLQPVWRITLGLGAIPPLSLFFLRLKFKENQQFQKTNFKHVRVPWFLVLKYYWFRLLIVMVIWWIYDFSAYAFGIYSSTIFDLIIPDGDLYKTFGWNVVFNLFYMPGAFLGAIVADYLGPRLTLVIGVFCQAIIGFAMAGSLSTLKEHIAGFVVVYGIFMTFGEFGPGDQIGLLASKTCATPVRGVYYSIAAAFGKIGAFCGTWAFPSFQANYSGDMGLKAPFYLASALAIVAGLLALFLLPPVDQEAMQREDVNFLRYLQENGFDITQLGGGQLGEVIKSFETVHEEIDSPKVSE from the coding sequence ATGACATATTTAGCAGATCTTCCAAGAGTCCTTAGAAAGGAGATTACCTTGGGAAGAAAGCAGTCCGACCTAGACGAGGATATTATCCAGCCTTCGGTGTCCCCGGGCAAGGTGGCATACATACCCGAGGAAGCCCTAAAACCGTCAGAGGAAACCAAATCTTACTGGCCGATTTTTACTGCCGGTGCTGGACTTTTTTCTGATGGTTATGTGAACAACTCGGTGGGTACAGCCACCACCTGTCTAAAGAGAATCTACGGTACTGAAGCATTTACCAAATCAGACGCCATGAACAACGTCTCCTCCATCGCATTTGTGGGAACAGTCGTTGGTCAGTTATCTTTTGGAGTCTTTTCTGATTACGTCAGTAGAAAAGCCGGTATGCTTATCTCTTCTGCAGGccttatttttttcgcaaTTCTGTCCGCCGGATCGTGGGGTGTCGGAACAGAAGCCAAGTATGGTGGAAACCCAGGAGGTCTCTTTTCGGCCCTGACTTGTTATAGATTTTTCCTTGGTATTTTCATCGGTGCGGAGTACCCAACGGGATCTGCAGCTTGTGCCGAGGCTTCGGCTCTCTTGCCAGCAGgacacagaaacagatggTTTGCCTGGTTCACAAACTTCATGATCGACTTTGGCTACGTTGTGTCTGCTTTCGTGCCGATGGTCTGCTTGTGGATTTTTAAGCCGGACAACCTGCAGCCCGTTTGGAGAATTACGCTTGGCCTTGGTGCTAttcctcctctgtctctgtttttccttAGATTgaagttcaaagagaaccagcagttccagaaaacgAATTTCAAACATGTTCGGGTTCCTTGGTTCCTTGTTCTCAAGTACTACTGGTTCAGACTTTTGATTGTCATGGTGATCTGGTGGATCTACGATTTCTCGGCATATGCGTTCGGAATTTATTCCTCAACAATTTTTGATCTAATTATCCCAGACGGTGATCTTTACAAGACTTTTGGCTGGAACGTGGTGTTCAACTTGTTTTACATGCCAGGCGCCTTTCTGGGTGCCATTGTGGCCGATTACCTCGGCCCAAGACTCACGCTAGTCATTGGTGTTTTCTGCCAAGCTATCATTGGTTTTGCCATGGCAGGCTCTTTGAGCACCCTGAAAGAACACATTGCCGGCTTTGTTGTGGTGTACGGTATATTTATGActtttggagaatttggTCCAGGTGATCAGATTGGTTTGCTGGCCTCCAAAACGTGTGCTACTCCTGTGCGTGGAGTCTACTATTCTATCGCTGCTGCATTCGGAAAAATTGGTGCTTTCTGCGGTACCTGGGCTTTCCCAAGTTTCCAGGCTAACTACAGTGGAGACATGGGACTCAAGGCTCCCTTCTATCTGGCATCTGCGCTTGCCATTGTTGCTGGGCTTTTAGCTCTTTTCCTGCTTCCACCTGTTGACCAAGAAGCCATGCAAAGAGAAGATGTCAATTTCCTTAGATATCTTCAGGAAAACGGCTTTGATATTACTCAGCTTGGTGGAGGCCAGCTTGGTGAGGTCATCAAGAGCTTTGAGACTGTGCATGAAGAGATCGACAGTCCGAAGGTGTCTGAGTAA
- a CDS encoding Mediator of replication checkpoint protein 1: protein MSLSDAFDQTLPKKYDGMSSLDVMRRLGDGADETMDTSISETTERHDESVVTNFQLGTLPVDEPDVPKTILESQNFLPDTQDDESETVREAVREAKRLAEQKRRKREQELRSKGLNQIMENEAEESEDEWQGMGGRDGEISDEENSEDEKMLNDAAIDVNSDAIREALLKNEVAADDEMVKKIYKDIKTGAFRKRRARDGAYELELSDDEDQQILEYYNRRRLEQQRQQMMQSKDVKELAKDSNRKAFFDTIMETEESSYQFEEEPEDPEEEDNVGDEDEEEEALVMPKRRKITREQVRSMISFLEDEDKPQDAIYIDDDGYEEIKQMRESSVVLAERTETRRVEVHEEQEDEELGILARKSITSSFRTSSLKNERKVHEVNVTTSSKPVGDGRGAVTFLTKAPRLLKPKEARIEQTLHRRQLKVKGGEWKT from the coding sequence ATGTCGCTTTCTGACGCGTTTGACCAGACTTTACCCAAGAAGTACGACGGGATGAGCTCTTTGGATGTGATGAGACGTCTGGGCGACGGTGCGGACGAGACGATGGACACGAGCATCAGCGAGACTACAGAACGCCATGACGAAAGCGTTGTTACAAACTTCCAGCTCGGCACGTTGCCTGTCGACGAGCCCGACGTGCCGAAAACCATACTTGAGAGTCAGAATTTTCTGCCAGATACTCAGGATGACGAGTCGGAGACTGTTCGAGAGGCTGTTCGGGAAGCCAAGCGACTTGCTGAGCAGAAACGAAGGAAACGCGAGCAGGAGCTGCGGAGCAAGGGCCTGAACCAAATTATGGAGaacgaggccgaggagtctgaggacgagTGGCAGGGAATGGGAGGCCGTGACGGCGAGATttctgacgaggagaacAGTGAAGATGAGAAAATGCTGAACGACGCTGCGATCGACGTGAACAGCGATGCGATCCGCGAAGCCCTGTTGAAGAACGAGGTAGCTGCGGATGacgagatggtgaagaagattTATAAGGATATCAAGACTGGAGCGTTCAGAAAGAGGCGCGCACGTGACGGCGCAtacgagctggagctgagcgacgacgaggaccagCAGATACTTGAGTACTACAATCGGCGtcgtctggagcagcagcggcagcagaTGATGCAGAGCAAGGACGTCAAGGAGCTTGCTAAGGATAGCAACCGCAAAGCGTTTTTCGACACCATCATGGAGACCGAGGAGAGCAGCTACCAATTTGAAGAGGAGCCGGAGGATcctgaggaggaagataaTGTGGGcgatgaggacgaagaggaggaggctTTGGTGATGCCTAAAAGGCGGAAAATCACGAGGGAGCAGGTCCGGTCAATGATCTCGTTCctggaagacgaggacaagcCTCAGGACGCCATATACATAGACGACGACGGGtacgaggaaatcaagcagATGCGCGAAAGCTCTGTTGTGCTGGCTGAGCGGACAGAAACACGACGGGTGGAGGTCCATGAAGAGCAAGAGGATGAGGAATTAGGCATTCTCGCAAGAAAATCGATCACCTCGAGCTTCCGGACGAGCTCGCTCAAAAATGAACGAAAAGTGCACGAAGTCAATGTGACGACGAGCTCCAAGCCTGTTGGAGACGGCCGCGGAGCCGTTACATTCCTGACAAAGGCCCCACGGCTGCTGAAGCCCAAGGAGGCTCGCATCGAGCAGACGCTGCACAGGCGACAGCTCAAGGTAAAGGGCGGCGAGTGGAAAACATAG
- a CDS encoding putative secreted protein, which yields MKNKSTRISKKRPKRAPSKRARAMVEKLNNEVQNVEEILKGADFKKDKGVFANLQTDHKLDQQTKTEKSRENDDLERQLDLLSGITIEATSHKSGSESK from the coding sequence atgaaaaataagaGCACCAGAATATCAAAGAAACGACCTAAGCGAGCGCCTTCCAAAAGGGCCCGGGCGATGGTCGAGAAGCTTAATAATGAGGTTCAAAATGTAGAGGAGATATTGAAGGGCGCAGACTTCAAAAAGGACAAGGGAGTGTTTGCCAACTTGCAGACAGACCATAAGCTCGACCAGCAAACAAAGACCGAGAAATCCAGAGAAAATGATGACCTCGAACGTCAACTGGATCTGCTCAGTGGCATCACTATCGAAGCCACGTCGCACAAGTCAGGATCCGAGTCTAAATAA